In Erigeron canadensis isolate Cc75 chromosome 7, C_canadensis_v1, whole genome shotgun sequence, one DNA window encodes the following:
- the LOC122607922 gene encoding protein TRIGALACTOSYLDIACYLGLYCEROL 5, chloroplastic: MSNRRNNNNDEEKGLIWKLPVSYSDKLGKLGPAFGIGAGCGVGFGIGFIGGAGLGPGIPGMQLGFGFGAGCGVGLGFGYGAGRGIAYDENRKYSNVGKLFNGQGNLPTQDEIGFLIEEVVVNTKKLIKATHREVEKWRR; the protein is encoded by the exons atgtcCAACAGAAGAAACAACAACAACGATGAGGAAAAAGGATTGATATGGAAATTACCGGTGTCATATTCAGATAAATTAGGTAAACTAGGCCCTGCTTTTGGTATTGGCGCTGGTTGCGGCGTCGGTTTCGGTATCGGTTTCATCGGAG GTGCGGGGTTAGGTCCTGGAATTCCTGGCATGCAGCTTGGTTTTGGATTTGGTGCTGGATGTGGAGTTGGTCTTGGATTTGGTTATGGTGCAGGGAGAGGCATTGCTTATGATGAGAATCGTAAATACTCTAATGTCGGGAAGTTATTTAATGGACAGGGCAATCTTCCTACTCA GGACGAGATTGGTTTTCTGATTGAGGAGGTTGTTGTGAACACCAAGAAGTTAATCAAAGCAACTCACAGAGAGGTTGAAAAATGGAGACGGTAA